One part of the Segnochrobactrum spirostomi genome encodes these proteins:
- a CDS encoding tetratricopeptide repeat protein, whose amino-acid sequence MTDIFTEVEQDLRHERMKKLWDRFGLYVILAAVLVVAITAGWRGWVAWKEHQAATSGDVMLAALKTAEAGDHKKAAVELGDLAGKAGLGYQVLAKFRAATELAQSGDEAGAVSALDAIAADGSVPLLYRNLAHIRAGYLVLDDGDRKAVESRVSSLAETDNAWRQSARELMGVAAYQAGDYAGAHKWFQAIVEDPNGPADATDRARIMLALVKAAETPAAAAPKAANPS is encoded by the coding sequence ATGACGGATATCTTCACCGAGGTCGAACAGGACCTCCGCCACGAGCGGATGAAGAAGCTCTGGGACCGTTTCGGACTCTACGTGATCCTTGCCGCCGTTCTCGTCGTCGCCATCACGGCCGGCTGGCGCGGTTGGGTCGCCTGGAAGGAACATCAGGCCGCGACCTCCGGCGACGTCATGCTCGCCGCGCTGAAGACCGCCGAAGCCGGCGATCACAAGAAGGCCGCCGTCGAACTCGGTGACCTCGCCGGCAAGGCGGGCCTCGGCTATCAGGTGCTCGCGAAGTTCCGCGCGGCGACCGAACTCGCCCAGAGCGGCGACGAAGCTGGTGCTGTTTCCGCCCTCGACGCGATCGCCGCCGACGGTTCGGTGCCGCTGCTCTATCGCAACCTCGCCCATATCCGGGCGGGCTATCTCGTTCTCGACGACGGCGACCGCAAGGCGGTCGAGTCGCGGGTGTCGAGCCTCGCCGAGACCGACAATGCGTGGCGCCAATCGGCGCGCGAGCTGATGGGCGTCGCGGCCTATCAAGCCGGCGATTATGCCGGCGCGCACAAGTGGTTCCAGGCGATCGTGGAAGATCCGAACGGCCCGGCCGACGCCACCGACCGTGCGCGCATCATGCTCGCGCTCGTGAAGGCGGCGGAGACGCCGGCCGCCGCGGCGCCGAAGGCTGCCAACCCCTCCTGA
- a CDS encoding PQQ-like beta-propeller repeat protein, with protein sequence MARKASPFVRALLLSVMALSVAGCDSLASLNPFADHKTPLPGERHDVFGAADDVNQAKAKETVASIGAPQGGGDWPDAGGPASNDSGNVAFSGSGARGWSSAVLGGTGSYGGWMSFGSGAAMRVSAKPVTGGGLVYVYTPDGKVTAISQSSGGRAWQTSVKPDKERDSAIGGGVAYDQGRVYVSTGYGSLLALDAASGKQLWTKDIESPARGAPTSAGGKVFVVSSNNVVFTVNAADGTEVWTYRGIPESAGLLAAASPAVSGNTLVVPFSSGEVMGFDVTKGQPLWSDAVTRATRTMVLSSVSDVSGSPVVSGGTVYASGVSGRTIAVDLKTGERKWEQDFGSTNTPIVSGNAVFVLDLDDRLIALDRSSGGVIWSTQLPIINTKNKRSHWSGPVLGGGRLWVVSTESQIAAVDASNGQLGATKPLPGPAYLGPIIANGSLIVVTGNGTINALR encoded by the coding sequence ATGGCACGCAAAGCATCCCCGTTCGTCCGCGCTCTCCTCCTGTCCGTCATGGCGCTGAGCGTCGCGGGCTGTGATTCGCTCGCGAGCCTCAATCCGTTCGCCGACCACAAGACGCCGCTACCGGGCGAGCGCCACGACGTGTTCGGGGCGGCGGACGACGTCAATCAAGCGAAGGCCAAGGAAACCGTCGCCTCGATCGGCGCGCCGCAGGGCGGCGGCGATTGGCCGGACGCGGGCGGCCCCGCTTCCAACGATTCCGGCAATGTCGCCTTCTCCGGTTCCGGTGCGCGCGGCTGGTCGTCGGCGGTGCTCGGCGGAACGGGCAGCTACGGCGGCTGGATGTCGTTCGGCTCCGGTGCGGCGATGCGCGTTTCGGCGAAGCCTGTGACCGGCGGCGGCCTCGTTTATGTCTACACGCCCGACGGCAAGGTCACCGCGATCTCGCAGTCGAGTGGCGGCCGCGCCTGGCAGACCTCGGTGAAGCCGGACAAGGAGCGCGATTCGGCGATCGGCGGCGGCGTCGCCTACGATCAGGGGCGCGTCTATGTGTCGACCGGCTACGGTAGCCTGCTGGCCCTCGATGCGGCGAGCGGCAAGCAGCTTTGGACCAAGGACATCGAATCGCCGGCCCGCGGCGCTCCGACCTCCGCCGGCGGCAAGGTATTCGTCGTATCCTCGAACAACGTCGTATTCACCGTCAACGCGGCCGACGGCACCGAAGTCTGGACCTATCGCGGCATTCCGGAATCGGCGGGTCTGCTCGCCGCCGCGAGCCCGGCCGTGTCCGGCAACACGCTCGTCGTGCCGTTCTCCTCGGGCGAGGTGATGGGCTTCGACGTCACCAAGGGCCAGCCGCTGTGGTCCGACGCGGTCACCCGCGCGACCCGCACGATGGTGCTTTCCTCGGTCAGCGACGTGTCCGGCAGCCCGGTCGTTTCGGGCGGCACGGTCTACGCGTCGGGAGTCTCGGGCCGCACCATCGCCGTCGACCTCAAGACGGGCGAGCGCAAGTGGGAGCAGGACTTCGGCAGCACCAACACGCCGATCGTCTCCGGCAACGCGGTGTTCGTGCTCGATCTCGACGACCGCCTGATCGCCCTCGACCGCTCGTCCGGCGGCGTGATCTGGTCGACCCAGCTTCCGATCATCAACACCAAGAACAAGCGCTCCCATTGGAGCGGCCCGGTGCTCGGCGGTGGCCGTCTTTGGGTCGTTTCGACCGAGTCGCAGATCGCCGCGGTCGATGCGAGCAACGGCCAGCTCGGCGCCACCAAGCCGCTGCCCGGCCCGGCCTATCTCGGGCCGATCATCGCCAATGGCAGTCTGATCGTCGTCACCGGCAACGGTACGATCAACGCCCTGCGCTGA
- the radA gene encoding DNA repair protein RadA translates to MAKARSHFVCQACGAVSNRWSGKCEACGEWNTIVEEMAESILAGPKPSPRKGRSVELGSLAGEADEAPRVSSGIAELDRVTGGGFVQGSAILIGGDPGIGKSTLLLQATAALARAGERVVYVSGEEATAQIRLRAERLGLSGAPVSLAAETNVEDILATLSSAGRPALVVIDSIQTLWTAAAESAPGTVTQVRACAHAMIRYAKTTGATVVLVGHVTKDGQIAGPRVVEHMVDAVMSFEGDGAGPFRVLRTTKNRFGPTDEIGVFEMTGLGLKEVPNPSELFLGERDTASPGTAVFAGMEGTRPLLVEIQALVAPSTLAIPRRATVGLDGNRLAMILAVLEARCGVRFGSNDVYLNVAGGLRIAEPGADLAVAAALVSSLSGVALPPDCVYFGEVSLTGRVRPVGHASSRLKEAEKLGFRMAVAPDSAAVDSGRERALGVRGVGALIDFVADVVGQAPSREPPSREPARALPGRMPSGR, encoded by the coding sequence ATGGCCAAGGCCCGTTCCCACTTCGTCTGCCAAGCCTGCGGCGCGGTCTCCAACCGCTGGTCGGGCAAGTGCGAGGCGTGCGGCGAGTGGAACACCATCGTCGAGGAAATGGCGGAGTCGATCCTCGCCGGGCCGAAGCCCTCGCCGCGCAAAGGACGCAGCGTCGAACTCGGCTCGCTCGCCGGTGAAGCCGACGAGGCGCCACGGGTGAGCAGCGGCATTGCCGAGCTCGACCGGGTGACCGGCGGCGGCTTCGTTCAGGGCTCGGCGATCCTGATCGGCGGCGATCCCGGCATCGGCAAGTCCACGCTGCTGCTCCAGGCGACCGCCGCGCTCGCCCGCGCCGGGGAGCGCGTCGTCTACGTCTCCGGCGAAGAGGCGACGGCGCAGATCCGGCTCCGCGCCGAGCGGCTGGGGCTTTCCGGCGCGCCCGTCTCGCTCGCGGCGGAGACGAATGTCGAGGACATACTCGCGACCCTCTCCTCGGCCGGCCGGCCGGCGCTCGTCGTCATCGATTCGATCCAGACGCTGTGGACGGCGGCGGCGGAGTCCGCGCCCGGCACCGTGACGCAGGTGCGGGCCTGCGCCCACGCGATGATCCGCTATGCCAAGACGACCGGCGCGACCGTCGTGCTCGTCGGCCACGTCACCAAGGACGGCCAGATCGCCGGCCCGCGCGTCGTCGAGCACATGGTCGATGCGGTCATGAGCTTCGAGGGTGACGGCGCCGGCCCGTTCCGCGTGCTGCGCACTACGAAGAACCGCTTCGGCCCGACCGACGAGATCGGCGTCTTCGAGATGACCGGCCTCGGGCTCAAGGAGGTGCCGAACCCGTCCGAGCTCTTCCTCGGCGAGCGCGACACCGCGAGCCCCGGCACCGCCGTCTTCGCCGGAATGGAGGGCACCCGCCCGCTCCTCGTCGAGATCCAGGCGCTCGTCGCTCCCTCGACGCTCGCCATACCGCGGCGTGCCACCGTCGGGCTCGACGGCAACCGCCTCGCCATGATTCTCGCCGTGCTCGAGGCGCGCTGCGGCGTCCGCTTCGGCTCGAACGACGTCTATCTCAACGTCGCCGGCGGCCTGCGGATCGCCGAACCGGGTGCCGACCTTGCAGTGGCTGCAGCCCTGGTATCCTCCTTGAGCGGGGTTGCCCTTCCCCCCGATTGCGTCTATTTCGGCGAAGTCAGCCTCACAGGTCGCGTTCGGCCGGTCGGTCATGCGTCATCCCGCCTTAAGGAAGCCGAAAAGCTGGGATTTCGGATGGCCGTCGCACCGGATTCGGCGGCGGTCGATTCAGGTCGGGAACGCGCCCTCGGCGTTCGCGGCGTCGGCGCGCTGATCGATTTCGTGGCCGATGTGGTCGGCCAAGCCCCTTCGCGGGAGCCTCCTTCGAGGGAGCCCGCGCGGGCCCTTCCCGGCCGGATGCCATCCGGACGATAA
- the der gene encoding ribosome biogenesis GTPase Der — protein sequence MTPVVAIVGRPNVGKSTLFNRLVGRRIALVDDTPGVTRDRREGKAKLGDLTFTVVDTAGLEEADIDSLEGRMRAQTEAAVESSDIVLFVVDCRAGMTPLDEHFADILRRTSRPVILVANKAEGREGQAGLLEAFSLGLGEPVPISAEHGEGMADLYSALVGHFPDPDAEDDPPSDVVTDTDEADEEGLLARPLKLTVVGRPNAGKSTLINRMLGEDRLLTGPEAGITRDAITVPWEWRGRRVDIVDTAGLRRKARVEGKLEKLSVGETLRSIRFAEVVLVTLDATASFEKQDLQIADLVIREGRAIVVALDKWDLVEDRGAAMKAAREQVDRLLPQIRGVELVPVSGLTGVGIDKVLDAAFRAREIWSKRISTGRLNRWLSGVLEHHPPPAVSGRRIKLRYMTQAKSRPPHFIVFCSRPEALPESYTRYLVNGIRETFEITGCPIRLTLRKGDNPFAED from the coding sequence ATGACGCCTGTGGTCGCCATCGTCGGCCGTCCGAATGTCGGCAAGTCGACCTTGTTCAACCGCCTCGTCGGACGGCGCATCGCGCTCGTCGACGATACGCCGGGTGTGACCCGCGATCGGCGGGAGGGCAAGGCGAAGCTCGGCGACCTCACCTTTACGGTCGTCGACACTGCCGGCCTCGAGGAAGCCGACATCGACAGCCTCGAGGGCCGCATGCGGGCCCAGACCGAGGCGGCCGTCGAGAGTTCCGACATCGTCCTGTTCGTCGTCGATTGCCGCGCCGGCATGACGCCGCTCGACGAGCATTTCGCCGATATCCTGCGGCGTACCTCCCGTCCCGTCATCCTGGTCGCCAACAAGGCCGAGGGACGGGAAGGGCAGGCGGGTCTGCTGGAGGCGTTCAGCCTGGGTCTCGGCGAGCCGGTCCCGATTTCGGCCGAGCACGGCGAAGGCATGGCCGACCTCTATTCGGCCCTCGTCGGACATTTCCCCGATCCCGACGCCGAGGACGATCCGCCGTCCGATGTCGTGACCGACACGGACGAGGCGGACGAGGAGGGGCTTCTCGCACGCCCGCTCAAGCTGACCGTCGTCGGGCGCCCGAACGCCGGCAAGTCGACCCTCATCAATCGGATGCTCGGGGAGGATCGCCTGCTGACCGGCCCCGAGGCCGGTATCACCCGCGACGCCATCACCGTGCCGTGGGAATGGCGTGGCCGGCGGGTGGACATCGTCGATACCGCGGGCCTCCGCCGCAAGGCGCGCGTCGAGGGCAAGCTCGAGAAGCTGTCGGTTGGCGAGACGCTGCGCTCGATCCGCTTCGCCGAGGTCGTGCTGGTGACGCTCGACGCGACAGCGTCGTTCGAGAAGCAGGACCTTCAGATCGCCGATCTCGTCATCCGCGAGGGCCGGGCGATCGTGGTGGCGCTCGACAAGTGGGACCTCGTCGAGGATCGCGGCGCGGCCATGAAGGCGGCGCGCGAGCAGGTCGACCGGCTGCTGCCGCAGATCCGCGGCGTCGAACTCGTGCCGGTGTCGGGCCTGACCGGCGTCGGTATCGACAAGGTGCTCGACGCGGCGTTTCGCGCCCGCGAGATCTGGTCGAAGCGCATTTCCACGGGCCGGCTGAACCGCTGGCTCAGCGGCGTGCTCGAGCACCATCCGCCGCCGGCGGTGAGCGGACGGCGCATCAAATTGCGCTACATGACGCAGGCGAAATCGCGCCCGCCGCATTTCATCGTGTTCTGCTCGCGGCCCGAGGCGCTGCCGGAGTCCTACACGCGCTATCTCGTCAATGGTATCCGCGAGACCTTCGAGATCACCGGCTGCCCGATCCGACTCACCTTGCGCAAGGGCGACAACCCGTTCGCCGAGGATTGA
- the purF gene encoding amidophosphoribosyltransferase: MGKDDRLQHLGDAFGTNPFDDDHLHEECGVFGVFGHSEAAALTALGLHALQHRGQEAAGIVSFDGAHFVTERHIGLVGDNFSKPAVIERLAGNRAIGHTRYSTTGAPVLRNVQPLFAEFAGGGFAVAHNGNLTNARTLQRSLQQRGSIFQSTSDTETIIHLIATSNRGQLIDRFVDAMRQIEGAYAIVALSEKKMVGCRDPLGVRPLVLGKLDDAHVLASETCALDIIGASFVRDIDPGELVVITEDGIESIRPFQAARPRFCIFEYVYFARPDSIVEGRNIYDVRKRIGAELALESPAPADLVIPVPDSGTPAALGFAQAANLPFELGIIRNHYVGRTFIQPTDAIRHMGVKLKHNANRAMLEGKRVVLVDDSIVRGTTSKKIVEMVRDAGATEVHMRIASPPTTNSCFYGVDTPEKSKLIASHMSIEEINAFIKADSLAFLSIDGLYRAVGEPGRNGTTPQFCDACFTGDYPTRLTDQQDIETTRQLNLLAEAV, from the coding sequence ATGGGCAAAGACGACCGCCTTCAGCACCTCGGAGACGCGTTCGGAACCAATCCGTTCGACGACGACCACCTGCACGAGGAATGCGGTGTGTTCGGCGTGTTCGGGCACTCCGAGGCGGCGGCGCTCACCGCACTCGGCCTGCACGCCTTGCAGCACCGCGGGCAGGAGGCGGCCGGCATCGTCAGCTTCGACGGTGCCCATTTCGTCACCGAGCGCCACATCGGCCTCGTCGGCGACAATTTCTCGAAGCCCGCGGTGATCGAGCGTCTCGCCGGCAACCGTGCCATCGGCCACACCCGCTACTCGACGACGGGCGCGCCGGTGCTGCGCAACGTGCAGCCTCTGTTCGCCGAGTTCGCCGGCGGCGGCTTCGCGGTCGCCCACAACGGCAACCTGACGAACGCTCGCACCCTCCAGCGCAGCCTTCAGCAGCGCGGCTCAATCTTCCAATCGACCTCGGACACCGAGACGATCATCCACCTGATCGCCACCTCGAACCGCGGGCAGCTCATCGACCGGTTCGTCGATGCGATGCGCCAGATCGAGGGCGCCTACGCGATTGTGGCACTCTCCGAAAAGAAGATGGTCGGCTGCCGCGATCCGCTCGGCGTCCGTCCCCTGGTCCTCGGCAAACTCGACGACGCCCACGTGCTCGCCTCCGAGACCTGCGCCCTCGACATCATCGGCGCGAGCTTCGTGCGCGACATCGATCCGGGCGAGCTCGTCGTCATAACCGAGGACGGCATCGAGAGCATCCGGCCCTTCCAGGCAGCCCGCCCGCGCTTTTGCATCTTTGAGTACGTCTATTTCGCGCGGCCGGATTCGATCGTGGAAGGGCGCAACATCTACGACGTCCGCAAGCGGATCGGCGCCGAACTCGCGCTGGAATCGCCGGCCCCGGCCGACCTCGTCATCCCGGTACCGGATTCCGGCACGCCCGCGGCCCTCGGCTTCGCCCAGGCGGCCAACCTGCCGTTCGAACTTGGCATCATCCGCAACCATTATGTCGGCCGCACCTTCATCCAGCCGACCGACGCGATCCGCCACATGGGCGTGAAGCTGAAGCACAACGCCAACCGGGCGATGCTCGAGGGCAAGCGCGTCGTGCTCGTGGACGATTCGATCGTGCGCGGCACGACCTCGAAGAAGATCGTCGAGATGGTGCGCGACGCCGGCGCCACCGAGGTGCACATGCGCATCGCGAGCCCGCCGACGACCAATTCCTGCTTCTACGGCGTCGATACGCCGGAGAAGTCGAAGCTGATCGCCTCGCATATGTCGATCGAGGAGATCAACGCCTTCATCAAGGCCGACAGCCTGGCCTTCCTGTCGATCGACGGCCTCTACCGCGCCGTCGGTGAGCCCGGACGCAACGGAACCACGCCGCAATTCTGCGACGCCTGCTTCACCGGCGATTATCCGACCCGTCTGACCGACCAGCAGGACATCGAGACGACGCGGCAGCTCAACCTGCTCGCCGAAGCGGTCTGA
- a CDS encoding replicative DNA helicase, protein MDAKARKIEAAGPSARTAPHNVELERQLLGSVLMNNETYYRVSDFLEPPHFFIDAHRRIYEKMSHLIRAGKVASPITLKTFFGQDEQIADISVTQYLLRLVADATTIINAEDHGRMIFDLALRRQLIQIGEDMVNVAFDSPIDQPPKMQIEDAERRLYGLAESGRYEGGFQTFSDALIAAVDMAAAAYQRSGGLSGLATGLTDLDRLMGGLQRSDLIILAGRPAMGKTSLATNIAYNIARSYKGAQQADGSLKAEDGGIVGFFSLEMSAEQLATRLLAEQSGVPSSLIRRGSIDPDQFERLAATAQEMQTIPLYIDQTGGLSIGQLAARARRLKRQRGLDLLVVDYLQLLQGSNRRSSDSRVQEITEITTGLKALAKELAVPIVALSQLSRQVESRDDKRPQLSDLRESGSIEQDADVVLFVYRDEYYLKNKKPKEGTEEFFKWQAEMEAVAGIAEVIIGKQRHGPTGTVPLAFEAEITRFSNLAREYQVPDRE, encoded by the coding sequence ATGGACGCCAAAGCCCGCAAGATCGAAGCCGCAGGACCGAGCGCGCGCACCGCTCCGCACAATGTCGAGCTCGAGCGGCAGCTTCTTGGGTCCGTGCTGATGAACAACGAGACCTATTACCGGGTCTCCGACTTCCTTGAGCCACCGCACTTCTTCATCGACGCGCACCGCCGCATCTACGAGAAGATGTCGCACCTGATCCGGGCCGGCAAGGTCGCCTCCCCGATCACGCTCAAGACGTTTTTCGGGCAGGACGAGCAGATCGCCGACATCTCGGTGACGCAATATCTGCTCCGCCTCGTCGCCGACGCCACCACGATCATCAACGCCGAAGACCACGGCCGGATGATCTTCGATCTCGCCCTACGCCGTCAGTTGATTCAGATCGGCGAGGATATGGTCAACGTGGCGTTCGATTCGCCGATCGATCAGCCGCCCAAGATGCAGATCGAGGACGCCGAGCGCCGCCTTTACGGTCTCGCCGAAAGCGGGCGCTACGAGGGTGGCTTCCAGACCTTCTCGGATGCGCTGATCGCCGCGGTCGATATGGCGGCGGCCGCCTATCAGCGCTCGGGCGGCCTGTCGGGTCTCGCGACCGGCCTCACCGACCTCGACCGCCTGATGGGCGGCCTCCAGCGCTCCGACCTCATCATCCTCGCCGGCCGTCCGGCGATGGGTAAGACCTCGCTCGCGACCAACATCGCCTACAACATCGCCCGCTCGTACAAAGGCGCGCAGCAGGCCGATGGCTCGCTGAAGGCCGAGGACGGCGGCATCGTCGGCTTCTTCTCGCTCGAAATGTCGGCCGAGCAGCTCGCGACCCGTCTGCTCGCCGAACAATCCGGCGTGCCCTCCTCGCTGATCCGGCGCGGCTCGATCGATCCCGACCAGTTCGAACGCCTCGCTGCGACCGCGCAGGAGATGCAGACGATCCCGCTCTACATCGACCAGACCGGCGGCCTCTCGATCGGCCAGCTCGCGGCGCGCGCCCGCCGCCTGAAGCGCCAGCGCGGGCTCGACCTCCTCGTGGTCGACTATCTCCAGCTCCTTCAAGGCTCGAACCGCCGCTCGTCGGACAGCCGCGTGCAGGAGATCACCGAGATCACCACCGGCCTCAAGGCGCTCGCCAAGGAGCTCGCGGTGCCGATCGTCGCGCTCTCGCAGCTCTCCCGTCAGGTCGAATCGCGCGACGACAAGCGGCCGCAGCTCTCGGACCTGCGCGAATCCGGCTCGATCGAGCAGGACGCCGACGTGGTCCTGTTCGTCTACCGCGACGAATATTATCTGAAGAACAAGAAGCCGAAGGAAGGCACCGAGGAGTTCTTCAAGTGGCAGGCCGAGATGGAGGCGGTGGCGGGCATCGCCGAGGTCATCATCGGCAAGCAGCGCCACGGTCCGACCGGCACGGTGCCGCTCGCCTTCGAGGCCGAGATCACCCGCTTCTCCAACCTCGCCCGCGAATATCAGGTTCCCGACCGCGAGTAG
- a CDS encoding NnrU family protein — translation MVILAVGLFLFLGSHLLPGTRLKDRLSAHFGERGYRMGFALASGLGFVLTLYGYHAARNAGPMILYDPPLWLRHVTMGLMLIAIILLVATYIPGRIRLYVRHPMVTAVLIWAFAHLLANGDSASVILFAAFLAWAILDRISLKRRETAGLVTVTGGPWRNDLLAVGVGLLLYAAIVLRLHAWVIGVPVI, via the coding sequence TTGGTCATCCTCGCGGTCGGACTGTTCCTGTTTCTCGGATCCCACCTTTTGCCGGGCACCCGGCTCAAGGATCGGCTCAGCGCGCACTTCGGCGAGCGCGGCTACCGGATGGGATTCGCGCTCGCGTCCGGGCTCGGCTTCGTGCTGACGCTGTACGGCTATCACGCGGCCCGCAACGCCGGCCCGATGATCCTGTACGATCCCCCGCTGTGGCTGCGGCACGTCACGATGGGGTTGATGCTGATCGCGATCATCCTTCTCGTCGCCACCTACATCCCCGGCCGCATCCGGCTCTACGTCCGGCACCCGATGGTGACGGCGGTGCTGATCTGGGCGTTCGCCCATCTCCTCGCGAACGGCGATTCCGCCTCGGTGATCCTGTTCGCGGCGTTCCTCGCCTGGGCGATCCTCGACCGCATCTCGCTGAAGCGGCGTGAGACGGCCGGCCTCGTCACCGTCACCGGCGGGCCTTGGCGCAACGATCTTCTCGCGGTCGGGGTCGGTCTCCTTCTTTATGCCGCGATCGTCCTCAGATTGCATGCTTGGGTGATCGGCGTGCCGGTCATCTGA